One window of Candidatus Zixiibacteriota bacterium genomic DNA carries:
- a CDS encoding purine-nucleoside phosphorylase — protein sequence MNNDGMQTWAEIHRKLDEAVRFITAKVTLKPQIGIILGTGLGTLVDGMKLEGAVEYEDIPHFPTSTVESHHGRLLFGRLRGKDVVCMQGRFHYYEGYSFRQIAFPIRVMKQLGIHSLIASNAAGGLNPKYREGDIMMITDHVNFLPGNPLIGDNDDKWGLRFPDCFEVYDRNYIKMARELALEQKLRLQEGVYIAVSGPNLETGAEYRMFRILGGDAVGMSTVPEVMAAHHQGTKVLAFSIITDMGLADNMHPCSIESVLKVAAEAEPKLRALIAGCVERM from the coding sequence ATGAACAACGACGGCATGCAGACCTGGGCGGAAATTCACCGCAAACTCGATGAGGCTGTGCGGTTCATCACCGCGAAGGTCACGCTCAAACCGCAAATAGGTATTATACTCGGCACCGGACTGGGGACATTGGTCGACGGCATGAAATTGGAGGGAGCGGTGGAATATGAGGACATCCCACACTTTCCGACCTCGACAGTCGAATCTCACCACGGACGGCTTCTATTCGGACGTTTGCGCGGCAAAGATGTCGTCTGTATGCAGGGGCGGTTCCATTATTATGAGGGGTACTCGTTCCGCCAGATCGCGTTTCCTATACGAGTGATGAAGCAACTCGGTATCCATTCATTGATTGCGTCAAATGCCGCCGGCGGGCTGAATCCGAAATACCGCGAGGGCGACATCATGATGATCACCGACCATGTCAATTTCCTGCCGGGCAATCCGCTGATCGGCGATAACGATGACAAGTGGGGGCTACGCTTCCCTGACTGCTTCGAGGTCTACGACCGCAACTACATAAAGATGGCGCGCGAGCTGGCTCTGGAGCAGAAGCTCAGACTTCAGGAGGGGGTTTATATCGCAGTGAGCGGGCCGAATTTGGAGACGGGGGCGGAGTATCGGATGTTTCGGATACTTGGCGGCGACGCGGTAGGGATGTCGACCGTGCCGGAGGTGATGGCGGCGCATCATCAGGGGACAAAAGTGTTGGCGTTTTCGATAATCACGGACATGGGGCTCGCGGATAACATGCATCCCTGTTCGATCGAGTCGGTGCTGAAGGTCGCCGCCGAGGCCGAGCCGAAACTCCGGGCGCTGATTGCGGGGTGTGTGGAGAGGATGTAG
- a CDS encoding DivIVA domain-containing protein codes for MDLSPNDIRGYEFRSQMRGYDKAEVDGFINQVAAALDELKQQNLRLTIEAESLRSQLAGLKQFEDTIKNAAIDARRNADLTMANAKQEAAMLITKAKQDAESIVVNRTREISEIETRITRLGLTKKSYLSKIRSLIQSHLDLINEIDSGDVARPEHDEQVKVTDSTDIATEKKEAVAPQTTDIVAAAPAAAVPVAEETDNGTSGRVDEHLAAKLKDAIQDDSISQSVGETIDPELAVALETYKRVAARKAMEQAVPVTPPAPPTPALGTVVETNLVAEDIPAGFIAKDGDIEDERSTDKVVVAKGKAAAVTEPNPRGGFGPSDSTKLPLSPDRLADELDEVAARFEEEMNRAAKN; via the coding sequence ATGGATCTTTCCCCGAACGATATCCGCGGTTACGAATTCCGCAGCCAGATGCGCGGGTACGATAAGGCCGAAGTTGACGGTTTTATCAACCAGGTCGCAGCCGCGCTGGACGAACTCAAGCAGCAGAACCTCAGACTCACTATCGAGGCCGAATCACTCAGGAGTCAATTGGCGGGTCTCAAGCAATTCGAGGACACGATCAAGAACGCGGCTATCGACGCCCGCCGCAACGCCGACCTGACCATGGCCAACGCCAAACAGGAAGCGGCCATGCTGATCACCAAGGCCAAGCAGGATGCTGAATCGATAGTAGTCAACCGGACCAGGGAAATCTCGGAGATTGAAACACGGATCACCCGGCTCGGCCTGACCAAGAAGTCATATTTGTCCAAAATACGCAGCTTGATCCAGTCCCACCTGGATCTGATAAACGAGATCGACAGCGGCGATGTCGCCAGGCCAGAGCACGATGAGCAGGTGAAGGTCACCGATTCGACAGATATCGCCACCGAGAAAAAGGAAGCGGTTGCTCCGCAAACTACCGATATAGTCGCGGCCGCGCCTGCTGCTGCGGTACCGGTTGCGGAAGAGACAGATAACGGCACCTCGGGGCGGGTCGACGAGCATTTGGCGGCGAAGCTCAAAGATGCCATCCAGGACGATAGTATCAGCCAGTCGGTCGGCGAGACAATCGACCCTGAACTGGCGGTAGCGCTCGAAACGTACAAGCGGGTAGCCGCTCGCAAGGCGATGGAACAGGCCGTACCGGTCACGCCGCCCGCGCCGCCCACACCGGCGCTCGGCACCGTGGTGGAGACCAACCTGGTCGCGGAGGACATTCCAGCCGGGTTTATCGCCAAGGATGGTGATATCGAAGATGAGCGCTCCACCGACAAGGTCGTGGTGGCGAAGGGCAAGGCGGCTGCGGTCACCGAGCCGAACCCCCGTGGCGGCTTTGGACCGTCCGACAGCACCAAACTGCCGCTCAGCCCGGACAGGCTGGCCGATGAGCTTGACGAAGTTGCTGCGAGGTTCGAAGAAGAAATGAACCGGGCCGCGAAGAATTAG
- a CDS encoding YggS family pyridoxal phosphate-dependent enzyme: MKDLIRNNLMELRGKIAEACELYGRDTDDITIVAVTKTWPASVIQTTVALGLHDIGESRIQDAEPKITECGPIARFHLVGHLQGNKVRKAVMLFDVIQSIDSLKLAEEINRRAEEFGRIIECLVQVNSSGEESKSGVAPESALELIRQVSALPAIKLTGLMTIGPLTDNQDRIRETFRACRELFKRGQDIVGGGFDTLSMGMTDDYPLAIAEGSTMIRVGTALFGAREG, encoded by the coding sequence ATGAAAGACCTGATCCGCAATAACCTGATGGAACTGCGCGGGAAAATCGCCGAGGCCTGCGAACTCTACGGCCGCGACACCGACGACATCACGATTGTCGCCGTCACCAAAACCTGGCCGGCGTCGGTGATCCAGACCACGGTGGCGCTCGGCCTGCACGATATCGGCGAGAGCCGTATCCAGGACGCCGAACCGAAAATCACCGAATGTGGCCCGATAGCACGGTTCCACTTAGTGGGGCACCTGCAGGGCAACAAGGTTCGGAAAGCAGTGATGCTTTTCGATGTCATCCAGTCGATCGACTCGCTCAAGTTGGCCGAGGAGATCAACCGTCGCGCCGAAGAGTTCGGTCGGATTATCGAATGCCTGGTGCAGGTGAATTCGTCGGGCGAGGAGTCCAAATCCGGGGTGGCGCCGGAGAGCGCGTTAGAACTGATTCGGCAAGTCAGTGCCCTGCCCGCCATTAAGCTGACGGGGCTGATGACTATCGGCCCGTTGACCGACAATCAAGACCGCATCCGCGAGACTTTCCGCGCCTGTCGCGAGCTTTTCAAGCGGGGGCAGGACATAGTGGGCGGGGGGTTCGACACGCTGTCGATGGGGATGACCGACGATTATCCGCTCGCGATCGCCGAGGGTTCGACCATGATCCGGGTGGGCACGGCGCTATTCGGCGCGCGGGAGGGGTGA
- a CDS encoding ferritin family protein — translation MTPVSKDILNALTTGINSEIASYVFYLEASKKKISADIRPVLEELALEEKRHFQILERQHHSLIKSEQWISLADVLKSKELPEINEEMSAAHRQLVDEVRKTTTIKGVLDIAYRLEVDAYELFIGQEKKAASDEGRKMFAELARFEQGHMRKIDEMRRRYA, via the coding sequence ATGACGCCTGTCAGCAAGGATATACTCAACGCCCTCACCACCGGGATCAACTCCGAAATCGCCAGCTATGTCTTCTATCTCGAGGCCTCCAAGAAGAAAATCTCCGCCGACATCAGGCCGGTGCTCGAGGAGCTTGCGCTCGAAGAAAAGCGGCACTTCCAGATTCTCGAACGCCAGCACCATTCGCTGATCAAAAGCGAGCAGTGGATATCGCTCGCCGACGTGCTTAAATCCAAAGAGTTGCCTGAAATCAACGAGGAGATGAGCGCCGCCCACCGGCAGCTTGTCGACGAGGTCCGCAAAACGACGACAATCAAAGGGGTGCTCGATATCGCCTATCGGCTCGAGGTCGACGCGTACGAGCTGTTCATCGGCCAGGAGAAGAAGGCCGCCAGCGACGAGGGCCGGAAGATGTTCGCCGAGTTGGCCAGGTTCGAGCAGGGGCACATGCGCAAGATCGACGAGATGCGCCGCAGGTACGCTTAG
- a CDS encoding S8/S53 family peptidase encodes MSHSEKNAPSLAGLTLTAMFLVLQLTLSCSKSTDPDTNKPPDNGPIGILLSGADIDSALSGTSDHGPFAVPEEEWEGEFVTTRLEAVINPSATVGAVNAALNAVGAKISCMRAGLMFTELVVPALTSVDEAEVLCSTLVSSEAFLSAYPCFDPTSVQDASIQPGLPANLIIDHLAAAKFPAAWNVRERVAALHSPATVLVADHFRSLTPHAEIPAQTFPTQNGSPSLFIDAFGVAKGNHGFQVAGAIGARFDAVGSTGAYADPGGLLRLPCISLSGFGSLPAVIAELSDRLPSSGQFILNTSISYAGGFQMFPKRQRIEHAFFWRFLTATKQSQFLHLQAAGNEGLSSPSFPNADYASPFTLSARFDAPLEMLQGTAVSTKDTTDLTTLYSLGIANNPLFGSRTNNLLVVGSSSLSGSPSGFSNAPSDVRMVGEWVTLPCIYDDSKCEPGAQVPLQAIVSGTSFATPQVAGLAAWLWSLSPSLTVDETIATIKNCFNGNWVDAYKAVLSLDHSIANAGIRLSLLDIVDANGQMGSDMKFDEKDLQMFLDSIMYYEADRASVSPPWEKDHSPFDLNGDGYTGDTMLTPSTAPFDLDINTPPAYSTVDVIPCDQPSTGDKTLNESAVTDRDILLYYAYSPLYSGDLQIRDSLFGKGCSPFTIVETTHFLKYDLRAYLDAQYWDIDSSQGTFLHKTLAVREPACLATYVFDVEATCNTSLSSGVSLTSVDITGTSNSTVTGTASLENDLGTSCDYRATAKAFCYSVVHFTASEQLGFVPFRFVVDGSIDIGDGNTAQTYTYIMFHTVDANGKPDGPTYAGFDSQTQSFPYVLDGTLDPLLPGRMYQLMIMTTAADAVFALSDPGPDSKSANAIVSLHVGP; translated from the coding sequence ATGTCGCATTCGGAAAAGAACGCCCCCTCGCTCGCAGGGCTCACTCTTACTGCAATGTTTCTGGTCCTCCAGCTGACCCTCAGCTGTAGCAAGAGCACTGATCCTGACACAAACAAGCCGCCGGATAACGGCCCTATCGGCATACTGCTTTCGGGAGCCGATATCGACTCCGCCTTGTCGGGTACAAGCGATCACGGTCCGTTCGCAGTACCGGAGGAAGAATGGGAAGGTGAATTTGTGACCACACGGCTCGAAGCGGTGATCAATCCCAGCGCGACCGTAGGCGCGGTCAACGCTGCTCTGAATGCGGTGGGTGCTAAGATCAGCTGTATGCGTGCGGGGCTGATGTTCACGGAGTTGGTGGTACCCGCTTTGACGTCGGTTGATGAGGCGGAAGTTCTTTGTTCAACCCTGGTGTCGTCGGAAGCCTTCCTGTCGGCGTATCCCTGTTTTGATCCGACCTCCGTTCAAGACGCAAGTATCCAACCGGGACTTCCGGCCAACCTCATCATTGATCATCTGGCCGCCGCGAAGTTTCCGGCGGCCTGGAATGTGCGAGAGCGTGTCGCGGCACTCCATTCCCCCGCAACCGTTCTTGTCGCCGATCACTTTAGATCCCTGACTCCTCACGCTGAAATTCCGGCTCAGACCTTCCCGACACAAAATGGGTCGCCGAGTCTTTTCATCGACGCTTTCGGAGTAGCAAAAGGGAATCACGGTTTCCAGGTGGCTGGCGCGATTGGAGCCAGGTTTGATGCTGTAGGGTCCACTGGCGCCTACGCTGATCCCGGTGGTCTGCTACGTTTACCGTGCATCAGCCTCAGCGGATTCGGCTCGTTACCGGCCGTAATTGCAGAACTGTCCGATCGGCTTCCGTCCAGCGGCCAGTTTATTCTCAATACCAGTATTTCGTATGCCGGGGGCTTCCAGATGTTCCCAAAGCGCCAGCGAATCGAACACGCCTTCTTCTGGCGATTCCTCACCGCAACCAAGCAGAGTCAATTCCTGCATCTACAGGCCGCGGGAAATGAGGGGTTGTCATCACCATCTTTTCCGAACGCCGACTACGCCAGCCCGTTTACGCTTTCTGCCCGGTTTGATGCGCCACTGGAGATGTTACAGGGGACGGCGGTGTCCACAAAGGACACCACCGATTTGACAACTTTGTACAGTCTCGGAATAGCCAACAATCCGCTCTTTGGCTCGCGGACAAACAATCTACTGGTTGTAGGGTCCTCATCATTGAGCGGCAGTCCGTCCGGGTTCTCAAATGCGCCTTCCGATGTCCGCATGGTGGGGGAGTGGGTTACCCTGCCCTGCATCTACGACGATTCAAAGTGCGAGCCGGGGGCGCAGGTGCCCCTTCAGGCGATCGTTTCAGGAACATCCTTTGCCACCCCGCAGGTTGCCGGTCTGGCCGCCTGGCTCTGGTCGCTGTCACCCTCTCTCACGGTAGATGAGACCATTGCCACTATTAAGAACTGCTTCAACGGAAATTGGGTCGATGCCTACAAGGCGGTGTTGTCACTCGATCACTCGATTGCCAACGCCGGCATCAGACTTTCACTTCTCGACATAGTTGATGCCAATGGACAGATGGGGAGTGACATGAAGTTTGACGAGAAGGATCTGCAGATGTTTCTGGACTCTATCATGTATTATGAGGCTGATCGTGCGTCAGTCAGCCCCCCATGGGAGAAGGATCATTCTCCTTTCGACCTCAACGGTGATGGATACACCGGGGACACCATGCTCACTCCATCGACCGCACCCTTTGACCTCGACATCAACACCCCGCCGGCGTATTCGACAGTAGACGTGATCCCCTGTGATCAACCGAGCACCGGTGACAAGACCCTGAATGAATCGGCGGTGACCGACCGCGATATTCTCCTGTACTATGCTTATTCTCCACTGTATAGTGGTGATCTCCAAATCCGCGACAGCTTGTTTGGCAAAGGGTGCTCGCCATTTACAATAGTTGAGACAACACACTTTCTGAAATACGACTTGCGGGCCTACCTCGACGCTCAATACTGGGATATCGACTCGAGTCAAGGCACATTCCTACATAAGACGCTTGCAGTCAGAGAACCAGCCTGCTTGGCAACATACGTATTCGATGTTGAGGCGACCTGCAACACATCGCTCTCCAGCGGCGTCAGTCTCACCTCCGTGGATATCACCGGTACTTCAAACTCCACCGTTACGGGAACAGCTTCCCTGGAAAATGACCTCGGAACGTCTTGCGATTACCGCGCAACTGCTAAGGCCTTCTGCTACAGTGTCGTTCACTTCACTGCAAGTGAGCAGTTGGGATTTGTTCCATTCAGGTTTGTCGTGGACGGGTCGATAGATATAGGTGACGGCAATACGGCACAGACCTACACCTATATTATGTTCCACACCGTTGATGCCAATGGCAAGCCCGATGGACCAACGTACGCCGGCTTCGACAGCCAAACGCAGTCATTTCCGTATGTACTCGACGGTACGCTAGATCCCCTGCTTCCCGGTCGGATGTACCAACTCATGATTATGACAACGGCCGCAGATGCTGTTTTCGCTCTGTCTGACCCGGGTCCCGACAGTAAGTCTGCAAATGCGATCGTATCTCTACACGTTGGACCGTAA
- a CDS encoding 4Fe-4S ferredoxin, translated as MAKVLREIIRINEELCDGCGDCISSCAEGALVIVNGKAKLKGEILCDGAGACIGHCSTGALTIEKRESEAYDEAAVALNLARTQQPSRIPVGAAHGGQLPMAAHAGGCPGSAMRQWNDFPPASPSDVRDSAPAALTQQPSRLRQWPVQLMLVQLDAPFFRNADLIITADCVPFAFPDFHQRFLSGKALVVGCPKLDDLRHYFDKLTQIFKVSELKSVEVIKMDVPCCGGIAQAAVEARKRSHGTFPLTITTIGIRGELQESYRV; from the coding sequence ATGGCCAAAGTGCTGCGCGAAATAATCAGGATCAACGAAGAGCTCTGCGACGGGTGCGGCGATTGTATTTCGTCCTGCGCGGAGGGCGCGCTGGTGATCGTTAACGGGAAAGCGAAACTGAAGGGGGAGATCCTCTGCGACGGCGCCGGAGCCTGTATCGGCCATTGTTCCACCGGCGCGCTGACTATCGAAAAGCGGGAGTCGGAGGCGTACGATGAGGCCGCGGTGGCTTTGAATCTCGCCCGGACGCAACAGCCGTCGCGAATCCCGGTTGGCGCAGCTCACGGCGGTCAATTACCGATGGCGGCCCACGCCGGCGGATGCCCCGGGTCGGCCATGAGACAGTGGAACGACTTCCCGCCGGCATCCCCGTCAGATGTACGCGACTCCGCCCCGGCGGCGCTCACGCAGCAGCCGTCGCGGCTCCGTCAGTGGCCGGTCCAGTTGATGCTCGTGCAGCTGGACGCGCCGTTTTTCCGCAATGCCGACCTGATTATCACTGCCGATTGCGTACCGTTTGCTTTCCCCGATTTCCATCAGCGGTTCTTGAGCGGTAAAGCCCTCGTTGTAGGGTGTCCCAAGCTCGATGATCTACGGCACTACTTTGACAAGCTAACCCAGATATTCAAAGTGAGCGAATTGAAGTCGGTTGAGGTCATTAAGATGGACGTCCCCTGTTGCGGGGGGATTGCGCAGGCAGCAGTCGAAGCGCGGAAGCGGTCGCACGGCACTTTCCCGCTGACTATCACCACAATCGGCATTCGCGGCGAACTTCAGGAAAGCTACCGGGTGTAA
- a CDS encoding CDGSH iron-sulfur domain-containing protein, with amino-acid sequence MSSEPIKIKLIPNGPIRVMNGSFEIELSNGTIMTKEAPFSMCRCGNSNNKPFCDGTHKTCGFQG; translated from the coding sequence TTGAGTTCTGAACCGATCAAGATCAAGCTCATCCCCAACGGCCCGATCCGGGTAATGAACGGATCGTTCGAGATTGAGTTGTCTAACGGCACCATCATGACCAAAGAGGCTCCGTTCTCAATGTGCCGTTGCGGGAATTCCAACAACAAGCCGTTTTGCGACGGCACCCACAAGACGTGCGGTTTTCAGGGGTAG
- a CDS encoding ECF transporter S component has product MNPTPAAAPPLSKPRWITQTALFLALAIVLPVGLHAFGIAGRVFLPMHFPVLLAGFLVGPYSGLVVGLLAPGISYLTTGMPPTYAVPLMTLELPLYGLVAGLAYQRLQLNIYVALIAAMIVGRLMFGLGLFVLGMFMELPYGAVEFFSTAGPILTGIWGIIAQVVLIPLIVAAVRRSRQSEVGQG; this is encoded by the coding sequence GTGAACCCGACTCCGGCAGCCGCCCCGCCACTTTCCAAACCTCGCTGGATCACACAGACTGCACTCTTTCTCGCCCTGGCTATTGTTCTTCCGGTCGGCCTGCACGCCTTTGGTATTGCCGGCCGGGTCTTCCTCCCGATGCACTTCCCTGTCCTGCTCGCCGGGTTTCTAGTCGGCCCGTACAGCGGACTGGTGGTCGGCCTGCTGGCTCCGGGCATCAGCTACTTGACCACCGGTATGCCGCCGACTTATGCGGTCCCCCTGATGACGCTCGAACTGCCTCTCTACGGCCTGGTTGCGGGTCTGGCGTACCAGCGCCTTCAGCTGAATATCTATGTTGCACTGATTGCGGCCATGATAGTCGGGCGGCTGATGTTCGGCCTGGGATTGTTCGTGCTGGGGATGTTTATGGAGCTGCCGTACGGCGCGGTTGAGTTTTTTTCGACCGCCGGGCCGATTCTGACCGGGATATGGGGGATAATCGCCCAGGTCGTGTTGATTCCGCTGATCGTTGCCGCCGTGCGGCGCAGTCGACAGTCTGAGGTCGGTCAAGGCTAA
- a CDS encoding methyltransferase domain-containing protein: protein MHDPHQEFFDSLAAEWDLHYTAEDLERLYRLVNRLPIADGMDLLDLGCGTGILFDMLRRRVGPGGLVTGVDFSIRMAQKAHRNFPFSNVTVVDADAAHLPFRDSSYDLAISFAAFPHFTHKDLTVKEAGRVLKAGAPFYIIHLVSSKELADIHFREGGVVKHDQLPSELEMKRMFADSGFGRVEIEDHPGLFLAAAVNIK from the coding sequence ATGCATGACCCCCACCAGGAGTTTTTTGACAGCCTCGCGGCCGAGTGGGACCTGCACTACACCGCCGAGGACCTCGAGCGGCTATATCGCCTAGTCAACCGCCTGCCGATTGCCGACGGGATGGACCTGCTTGATCTCGGCTGCGGCACCGGTATTCTGTTTGACATGCTCCGCCGGCGGGTCGGGCCGGGCGGCCTCGTGACCGGGGTCGATTTCTCCATTCGCATGGCCCAGAAAGCCCACCGCAACTTTCCGTTTTCCAACGTGACCGTGGTCGATGCTGACGCCGCCCACCTACCGTTTCGAGATAGCAGCTACGATCTGGCTATTTCTTTTGCCGCCTTCCCGCACTTCACGCACAAGGATCTGACGGTGAAGGAGGCCGGCCGCGTGCTGAAGGCGGGCGCGCCGTTCTACATCATCCACCTGGTTTCGTCGAAGGAACTGGCCGACATACACTTCCGCGAAGGAGGCGTGGTCAAACACGACCAGTTGCCGTCGGAGTTGGAGATGAAGCGCATGTTCGCCGACTCCGGTTTCGGTCGGGTGGAAATCGAAGATCATCCCGGCCTCTTTCTCGCCGCGGCCGTCAATATCAAGTGA